The nucleotide sequence AGTCGCCCGGCTGGACCGGCGGTTGGGCCGCTTCCGCCTCCGGATACACGGCCGTCGGCCCCTGGACCGACCGCACACTGCGGCTCGTCGTCCACACCTCGGCGGGCGGGCCCCGGGTCCGGATCCGGCTCGACAACACCTTCGCGTCGGCGCCGGTACGGGTGGGCAGCGCGACGGTGGCGTTGCAGGCGGCGGGGGCGACCGCCCGCAGCGCGCCGGTGCCGCTGTCGTTCGGGGGCGCGGCGGGTACCGGTATCCCGGCGGGCGCCCAGGCGTTCAGCGACCCGCTGGGCTTCGAAGTGCCGCCGGACACCAACCTGTTGGTGAGCTTCCACCTGCCGGGCACGGTGACGGCCGCCCCGGTGCACCGGCTCGCCCAGCAGACGTCGTACGTGAGCGAGCCGGGGGACCACGCGGGCGAGGGCTCGGCGACTGCGTACACCTCGACGCTCACGACCTGGCCGCTGCTGACCGGTGTGGACGTGGGCGGCGGGCCGGGCTCCGTCGTGCTCCTCGGGGACTCGATCACCGACGGCGAGAGGGTGACGGCCGACGCGAACCGGCGGTGGCCGGATGTGCTGGCCGGGCGGCTGCTCGCCCAGGACGAGGTCCCGCGCTACGGCGTCCTCAACCAGGGGATCTCGGCGAACCGGGTGGTCACCGACCGCTATCCCGGCGACGGTGTCTCCACCGACACGGGCGGCGTGAGCGCCCTGCACCGCCTCGACCGTGACGTCCTCGCCCAGACCTCCGCCCGTACCGCCGTCGTCTTCCAGGGCGTCAACGACGTCCGCTGGGGTGCGACGGCGGGCGAGGTCGTCGCCGGACTGCGGGAGATCGCGGCCCGGGGGCACGAGCGGGGACTGCGCATGCTCGTGGCGACGATCGCGCCGTGCGAGGGCGAGTCCCGCTGCACGGCCGACGCCGACGAGCGGCGGGTCGCGGTGAACGAGTGGATCCGGGGGAACGAGGAGTTCGACGGGATCCTCGACTTCGACGTGGTGCTGCGCGACCCCGATCGCCCGGCCCGGTTATTTCCCGCGTACGACAGCGGGGACCATCTGCATCCGAACGAAACGGGACTGGCCGTGCTGGCCGAGTCGGTGGACCTCAGGCTCCTCTGAGCCGCCGGAAACTACACCTCCAGGTCCACCACGACCGGCGCGTGGTCCGACGCGCCCTTGCCCTTCCGCTCCTCCCGGTCCACGTACGAGTCGGTCACGGCCTTCGCGAACGCCTCGTTGCCGTAGACGAGGTCGATGCGCATGCCCCGGTTCTTCGGGAAGCAGAGCTGGCGGTAGTCCCAGTACGTGAAGGGGTGCTCGTACTTGAGGGGGCGCGGGACGACGTCGGAGAGGCCGGCCTCGCGGAGGGAGGCGAGGGCGGCACGCTCGGCGGGGGTGACATGGGTGAGGCCCTCGAAGGCGGCGACGTCGTACACGTCGTCGTCCGTCGGCGCCACGTTGTAGTCGCCCATGACGGCGAAGGGGCGGCTGCCGGCCGCGTCGCCCGCGACGGTGGCCTTGAGGGCCTCGAACCACTGGAGCTTGTACGCGTAGTGCGGGTGGTCGACCTCGCGGCCGTTCGGCACGTACACCGACCAGACGCGGACCGGGCCGCAGGTCGCGGAGATCGCGCGGGGCTCCACGACGCCGTCGTAGCCGGGGTCGCCGGGCAGGCCCTTGACCACGTCCTCGATGCCGACGCGGGAGATCACCGCCACGCCGTTCCACCGGCCCGTCGCGTGCACCGCCGCCTCGTAGCCCGCCTCGCGCAGCGCGTCGAACGGGAAGCCGTCCTCGGCGATCTTGGCCTCCTGGAGGCAGAGCACGTCGGTGCCGCTGCTCTCCAGCCAGGCCAGGAGCCTCGGGAGACGGGCGGTGATCGAGTTCACGTTCCAGGTCGCGATGCGCATGCCTCACAACCTACCGGGCGGGTCCGACAACGCCGGTCACGCCCGGTCGCCGACGACGACGTGCGCGCTGCTCAGACGTCCGCCGAGGTGCCGGGGGCGAGACGCAGGTGCTCGGCACCGCCCAGGGTGCCGATCTGGCGGTCGTAGATGGGGCGGGCGAGGTCGGTGAGGAGGGCGTCGTGGATGTCGTACGCGCGGTGCGGCTTCACCTCGCGGACGTAGTCGATGACTTCGGAGATCTTGCTCCAGGGGGCCATGACGGGGAGCATCAGCGTCTCGACGGCATGGTCGGGGACGGTGAGGGCGTCGCCAGGGTGGAAGACCCGGCCGCGGTCGACGAGGTAGCCGACGTTGGTGATGCGCGGGATGTCCGGGTGGATGACGGCGTGGAGCTCGCCGTGGACCTGGACGTCGAAGCCCGCGGCGGTGAACGTGTCGCCGTGGCCGACGGTGTGCACCCGGCCGGGGAAGGCGGCGGAGATCTTCTCGGCGACGGACCGCAGGGTCCAGATCTCGGCGGCCGGGTTGCCCTCCAGGGCCGTCCGCAGCCGTCCCTCGTCGAAATGGTCGATGTGCTCGTGCGTGACCAGGACGGCGTCCGCGCCGATCGCGGCGTCCTCCTCGCTGAACCCGCCCGGGTCGATGACGAGCGTGCGTCCGTCCTTCTCCAGACGGACGCAGGCGTGCGACTTCTTGGTGAGCTTCATGGGTCCATCCTGCCTCCGGCCACCGGTTGTGCGCCCACCGGCGGCCGGGCTCGGCACCGGGGCTCACTCCTCGGGGGTGGTCTCCTCGCGGATGACCTGCTGGGCCACGCGGAACGCGCTGTTCGCGGCCGGCACCCCGCAGTAGACGGCGGCCTGGAGGAGGACTTCCTTGATCTCGTTCGGGGTGAGGCCGTTGCGGAGGGCGGCGCGGGTGTGGAAGGCGAGTTCGTCCAGGTGTCCGCCGGCGACGAGCGCGGTCAGCGTGACACAGCTGCGGGAGCGGCGGTCGAGACCGGGCCGGTCCCAGATCTCGCCCCAGGCGTAGCGGGTGATGAACTCCTGGAAGTCGCCGGAGAACTCGTCCGCCGAGGCCAGCGCCCGGTCGACATGCGCGTCCCCGAGCACCTCGCGGCGGACCTTGAGCCCGGCGTCGTACGGGTCCGGTCTGCCCAGCGCCTCGGGCTGGGCGGCGGCCGGGGCGATCTCGGCGACCGGTCCGGTCTGCGGCGGAACGGCGGCGAGGACCGGCTTGACCGGGGCCGCCGGGATGGCGACCTGGCCGGTGATGGAGTCGTAGGCGGGCTGCCAGGCGGTGGAGAAGTGCCGTACGAGGAGGTCGGTGACGGCGGCGGGCTGTTCGACCGGCACGAGGTGCGAGGCGCCGGGTACGACGGCGAGCCGGGCGTCCGGGATGCCCGCGACGAGCGTGCGGGCCTCGGCGGGGCCGGTGACCTGGTCGTCGGAGCCGACGAGGACGAGGGTGGGGACGCCGATACGGCCGAGTTCGCCGCGCACGTCGAACGAGGCGAGCGCCTCGCAGGCGGCGATGTAGCAACCGGGGTCGGTGGTGCGCACCATCTGCACGGCCCACTCGGTGATCGCCGGCTGAGCCGCCGCGAACCCGCCGGTGAACCAGCGGTCCGGAGACGTACGGGCGATCGGGTCGAGGCCGTTCGTCCGCACGATCACCCCGCGCTGACGGAACTCGTCGGCCGTGCCGAAGCGGGGCGAGGCGGCGATCAGCGCGAGCGAGGCGATGCGTTCGGGATGGCGCAGCGCGAGCTCGACGCCGATGGCGCCGCCGAGCGCACAGCCCGCGTAACCGAACCGCTGCACCCCGACGGCGTCGAGCGTGGCCAGCAGCCGGGCGGCCAACTCGGTGACCGAGCCGCCCGGGTACGCGGGCGCACCACCGTGGCCCGGCAGGTCGAAGCGGAAGATCCGCCACTGTTTGGTCAGTTCTGGGACCTGCCGGTCCCACATGTGCCATGTAGTACCGAGCGAGGGTCCGAGGATCAGGACCGGGGCGTCGTCCGGCCCGTCGAACCGGTACTGGAGGGCGGGGGTCTGCGTCTCACTCACCGCTCCACGCTAACGTCCCTTCCTCGGTGCTCGGTCCCAGGCCCCCGAATCAGCCCGGACAGCTCCCGAACATCAGCGGGCAACTCTCACATCGTCTTCACCGGAGCGCAGGTCACAGGCCGGTGACACAGCCGGCGCGGGGTGACCCGAACGGGCATCGAACAAACATCCCCGCGTGTCGTGTGTCGCGTGTCGGGTCGCGCATCGGGGTCGTGTGCCGCGCGTTGCGTGTCGGGGGCGTGTTGTCGCGCGTCGTGTGTCGCATGTCGCATGTCGCATGTCGGGGCGTGTGCCGCGCGTCGCGTGTCCCCGTTGCCGGCCGGGTGGGGCCGTGGCTCGGTCGGCCGTCAGTCGTCGGCGGATCCCAGACCCGTGAGCGCGCCCACCGGGTCGAGGTCCGGTGTGCCTCGCGGCCACCAGTCGTCGTGGCCCGGTTCGGACTCGTACGCGTACCAGAGGCCGTCGCGGCCGAGGCGGAGTTGGACGTGACCGCGGGGGTGGGTGAGGTGGTTGCGCCGGGGGCGGAAGGCCGGGAGGTCGGCGGCGAGGAGCAGGGGACGGGCGCGGTCGAAGCGGCCGGCCGGCGGGTCCCAGAAGTCCTCCAGGACGGCCAGCCCTTCGAGGCCGCCCTGACGCCAGGCGGCGACCGCGCGGGCCAGGTCGGCCGGGGTGCGTCCGGTGGCTGCGGCCAGGGAGGAGTAGAGGGCGCGGGTCGTGGCCGTGAGGCCGGAGCCGGGGCGGGCGGCGGCGAGTCGTACCGCGTCCTGCCACAGCGTCAGTTCGGCCACCGGGTCGCGTCCCGTGGTGAGCAGCGCATGCGCGCGGGCGGCCGCGTCGGTGGCCAACTGGTCCAGGGCGAACGGGTCCGGGCCGCCGGGCACGCCCGGGTACACCGGCGGCTGTTCCGGGTGCGGCGGCGGGGGCGAGGGGGCGGGCAGCGGGGGAAGGGTGCGCGGGGCGAGGGCGTCGAGGGCCCGTACCCCGGGAAGCGGTGCGGGCTCCTGCTCCTGCGCGGCACGCGCCGCACGGGCCGCGTTCCGCCGCGACAGGGCGTCGAGCAGCTCCCGCTCGCCCCGGCCCCGCAGCAGCAACAGCACGAACGGGTCCTCGTCCAGCAGCCGCGCCGTCTGGTAGCAGAGCGCGGCGGCGTGCTTGCAGGGGTGCCCGAAGTCGGGGCAACTGCAACGGGGTTCGAGCTCCCCGGCGCCGGGCAACAGACGCACGCCGTCCCCGGCTCCGGGGCCTGCGAGGCGTCCGGGTCCACGATCTGCCGCGGCTGCGGCTCCGAAGCCGGCCTCGGGTCCTGGTCCGGCTTCGGAGCCGGCCTCGGAGCCGGCCTCGGGTCCGGCGAGAGTCTGCGGCAGCTCCTTGTCCAACAGCGCGGCGATGTGGCCCGGTTGCTCCGCCGCCGCGTCCAGGAAGCGGTCCCATTCCTTCTCGTCCAGCGTCCGCAGGCGGAGTTGCACCCGGTACGGCCGAGGCCTGCTCCCGTGCACATACGCCAGCACCAGCCCCGGCGTGACGGTGATCGCGTCCACCTGCCCCTTGTCGGCGTACGCCCGCCCCCGCGCCAACCGCGCCGCGTCCAACGCGCCCTCTTCCAGAGCCGTCACCCACGTGTTGCCCCACCAGCTCTCCGCGAACGCCTCCCCGGCCGAGGGGCGCGGCGGCAACGGCCGGAAGGTACGCCGCAGTTCACCGTCCCGGGAGGGTGCGGCCATGGTGCGGGGGACGCGGGGGGCTGCGGCGAGGTCGGTGTCCTGGTGAGGGGCACTGGGCCGGGCGGGGGCCGGCTCCGGGTCGGCCACGGCCGAGGTGGGCTCCCGCCGCGCGGAGGTGCCGCCTGTTGCCGGGGACGGGGCGTGCGTGGTGCGGCCGGGAACGGCGGGGCCATGGGTCGCGCGGTCGCGGGTCACGCCCTCGCGAGGGGGCGGCGGCTCGTGGAACTCCCCCGCCGCCGCAGAACCGACACCCTCCCCCTCGGTGTCCGTGCCCATGAGGGAGGTCTCGTCGGCTTCCGGCTCCTCGGAGGGCAACTTGAAGGCGTCGGCGAGCAGTTCGCGTACGTCACCCATCCGGCTTCCCGAAGCCCGGTCTCGGCCCGCCGCCGGCGGCCGCGAAGTCCGGCCTGCCTTGTCCGTGGCCTCGGCCTCGGCCTCGGCCTCGGCACGAGTGCCCTCCGCCTCGCCCCGGGCCCGCCCGGTGGCATCGCGTGCGGCCCGCAAGGCCTCGCGGGCTATGTCGCCGGGGCGAGCGCCCGGCTTGCTTCCCCCACCGGCCCAAGCACCGGAACCGGGCCCCGGCCCGTCACCGAGCCGGGAGTCCCCGGGGTCGGCAGAAGCACGCTCCACCGCCCGCCCGCCCGGAGCACTCCGCGTCAGCGGCTCGGCCTCACCGCGCCCTCCCACGGGCTCGACCCCGCCCCGCTCTCCCGCCGACTCCGCCGACTCCTTCAGACCCCCCGCCCTGGACTCCGCGGCCCTCCGCAACGCCTCCCGCGCCACGTCAGCGGGCCGGGCGGAGGCCTGCGGGGCCGTCCGAGCGTCGGGTGTCCTTTTCTCCCCCGCCGCGTCGGCCCCCGGCGCAGAGCCCGAACCCCGTTGATCGACGGCGTCGGCCCCGGCCCCGTACCTGTCCCGTTCCCGCGCCGCCCGCAGCGCCCGGCGGGCCACGTCGGCGGGCCGGGACCCGGCACCGGAATCCGGCCGGTCCATGTTCCCCAGCTCCTCCGCGTCCCCCGGCTCCTCCGCGTCCCCTGCCGAACGCCGCGCACCCGACGCCGCGGCCGCGGCGTCCTCCCCGGCCCGTACGTCCTCCCCGGGGTGCTCCTCCGCGTGTCCCGGCGTCCCCGCTCCCCCGCTCACGTCGGCCTCCGCAACGACACCAGGTCGGTCAGCTCCCGGTCCCCCAGCTCGGTGAGAGCCGCCTCGCCCGAGCCGAGAACGGCGTCGGAGAGGGCACGCTTGGCTTCCAGCATGTCGGCGATGCGGTCCTCGACGGTGCCCTCGGTGATGAGGCGGTGCACCTGCACGGGCTGGGTCTGGCCGATGCGGTAGGCGCGATCGGTGGCCTGTTCCTCGACGGCCGGATTCCACCAGCGGTCGAAGTGGACGACGTGGCCTGCGCGGGTGAGGTTCAGGCCGGTGCCGGCCGCCTTGAGGGACAGGACCAGGACCGGCGTCTCCCCGCTCTGGAAACGGTCCACCATGTGTTCGCGTTCCTTGACCGGCGTGCCGCCGTGCAGCAGCTCGACCGGGACGGCGCGGGCGGCGAGGTGCGCGGTGATCAGGCGGGCCATGCCGACGTACTGGGTGAAGACCAGCGCGGAGCCGTCCTCGGAGAGCAGCGTGTCCAGCAGCTCGTCCAGCAGGGCCAGTTTGCCGGAGCGGGCGGCGAACCGGTCTCCGATCGCGGCACCCGCCTCCTCCTTCAGATACAGCGCCGGGTGGTCGCAGATCTGCTTGAGGGCGCCGAGGAGTTTCAGGACCAGGCCCCGGCGGGCGATGCCCTCCGCCGTCTCGATGGCGAGCAGCGACTCGCGGACCACCGCCTCGTACAGGGCGGCCTGTTCGCGGGTGAGGGGGACGGCGTGGTCGGTCTCGGTCTTGGGCGGGAGTTCGGGAACGATGCCCGGGTCGGACTTCTTACGACGCAGGAGGAAGGGGCGGACCAGGCGGGCGAGGCGGGTCACGGCCTCCTGGTCCTCGCCGTTCTCCACGGCGCGGGCGTGGCGGGCGCGGAAGGACTTCAGCGGGCCGAGGAGCCCGGGGGTCGTCCAGTCGAGGAGGGCCCAGAGCTCGGAGAGGTTGTTCTCGACCGGGGTGCCGGTGAGGGCCACGCGCGCGGGCGTCGGGATCGTACGCAGGGCCTTCGCCGTCGCCGAGTAGGGGTTCTTGACGTGCTGGGCCTCGTCGGCGACGACCATGCCCCACTCCTGCTGGGCGAGGCGTGGGGCCGTCGAGCGCATGGTTCCGTAGGTGGTGAGGACGAAGCCGCCGGTTGCGGGGCTCTGGGGGCGCGCCTGCACCTCCTCGGAGCCCGGTAGGTCGTCCAGGGTGCGGTCGGGGCCGTGGAAGCGGCGTACGGGCACGCCGGGGGCGAAGCGGGCGATCTCGCGCTGCCAGTTGCCCAGCAGGGAGGCGGGGCAGACGACCAGCGTGGGTTCGGGGCGGGCCCGGCGCAGGTGGAGGGCGATGACCGTGATCGTCTTGCCGAGGCCCATGTCGTCGGCGAGGCAGCCGCCGAGGCCGAGGGAGGTCATGAGGTCCAGCCAGGCCAGGCCCCGGAGCTGGTAGTCGCGGAGGGTGGCCGAGAGGCCGGGTGGCGGTTCCGCTGCACCGATCCCCGCCGTCAGACGGTCCCGTAGAGCCGCGAGCGCGCCGACCGGCACCGCCTCCACCGTCTCACCGTCGATCTCGGCGGTGCCGGAGAGGGCCGCGGACAGCGCGTCCACCGGGTCGAGGAGGCCCAGTTCGCGTTTGCGGGCCTTGCGGACGAGGGCCGGGTCGACGAGGACCCACTGGTCACGGAGGCGCACGATCGGGCGGTGGGCCTCGGCGAGGGTGTCCATCTCCGCCTCGGTGAGCGGGTCGCCGCCGAGCGCCAACTGCCAGCGGAACCGCAGCAGTTCCTCGCCCTCGAAGAAACCGGTGCCGTCCGTGGCGGAGCCGGGCGCCGGGCGCACCTCGGCGCGGGCGCTCAGGTCGTGGGCCAGGTCCCGGGGCCAGTGCACGGCTACGCCGGCCGCGCCGAGCCGGGTCGCGGCGACGCCGAGCAGGTCGGACAGCTCGTCCTCTGAGAGGGCGAGGACATCGGGGACGTCCTGCTCGGAGAGCCGGTCCAGAGGCGGCCAGACGCGGGCCGCGCGCCGTACGGCGAGGGCGGCGTCCACGCGCGCGCGGGGCCCGAACGCCGCGTCCGCGTCACCCGCCCACAGCGCTGCGGCGTCGACGACGAGGGTGGGGTCGGCGAGGCTGTGCACCTGGACCACGGCCGCGCCCGCCCGCGAAGCGCCTTCGAGGTCGTCGAAGAGGTCGTGCGCCGCCAGGTCGAGGCGCAGGGAGATGCGTACGCCCGCGTCCATGCCGGCGGCGACCTCGGCCGCCCAGTCGCGGGCGTGCGGCAGCCGCTGCCCGGCGTGCGCGGCGAACGGTTTCCCGGAGACGTACGGCGCCGCCGGGCCGCGCGGCAGCGTGTCGGCGACCGCGTCCAGGAAGGACCGCATCAGCGGCTCCGGCTCGGGCAGCCGCAGCGGTCCCCTGCCGGGCAGCGGGACCGCGTGGCCCTCGTACGGCAGTGCCGCGGCGACGGCCCTGAGGTGCGCGATGTCGTCCGGGTCGAGCGGTCCCGCGCGCCACGCGTCGAACCCCTCGGCGGTCAGTCCCGGCAGCAGCCGCCCCCGGGCGATCAGTCGCAGCGCGTGCAGTGCGGCCGCGCCCCAGCAGGCCGTGGCGGGGTGGGCGGCCGGGTCGCGCCGGGCGCGGGTGAGCAGGGGGAGAGCTTCGCCGACCGGCAGGCACAGGGCGGGGACGGTGCCTCTGCGGGCTCCGGAGCCGTGCTGTCGTACGATCGTGAGGTCCTCGGTGTCTCCCGGCGGCGGC is from Streptomyces sp. NBC_01314 and encodes:
- a CDS encoding SGNH/GDSL hydrolase family protein, with product MVISEREGSRVRRRVRGTTVVLALLAAVAPVATARAAGGPVPEPVPLERLFDNRAVSDDARPAEADFDGSGGSLSATDLTAAGWTPGRALTVQGARLTWPRRTAGEPDNVRAAGQSVRVRGRGDALAFLVAATGGTEATGTGTVRYTSGARSAYRLTAPDWRTGPLATKAVALPHINTPGGQLTEKARLYVVTVPVTRGREVASVTLPRNRDLHVFALSVRPESPGWTGGWAASASGYTAVGPWTDRTLRLVVHTSAGGPRVRIRLDNTFASAPVRVGSATVALQAAGATARSAPVPLSFGGAAGTGIPAGAQAFSDPLGFEVPPDTNLLVSFHLPGTVTAAPVHRLAQQTSYVSEPGDHAGEGSATAYTSTLTTWPLLTGVDVGGGPGSVVLLGDSITDGERVTADANRRWPDVLAGRLLAQDEVPRYGVLNQGISANRVVTDRYPGDGVSTDTGGVSALHRLDRDVLAQTSARTAVVFQGVNDVRWGATAGEVVAGLREIAARGHERGLRMLVATIAPCEGESRCTADADERRVAVNEWIRGNEEFDGILDFDVVLRDPDRPARLFPAYDSGDHLHPNETGLAVLAESVDLRLL
- a CDS encoding exodeoxyribonuclease III, with amino-acid sequence MRIATWNVNSITARLPRLLAWLESSGTDVLCLQEAKIAEDGFPFDALREAGYEAAVHATGRWNGVAVISRVGIEDVVKGLPGDPGYDGVVEPRAISATCGPVRVWSVYVPNGREVDHPHYAYKLQWFEALKATVAGDAAGSRPFAVMGDYNVAPTDDDVYDVAAFEGLTHVTPAERAALASLREAGLSDVVPRPLKYEHPFTYWDYRQLCFPKNRGMRIDLVYGNEAFAKAVTDSYVDREERKGKGASDHAPVVVDLEV
- a CDS encoding MBL fold metallo-hydrolase yields the protein MKLTKKSHACVRLEKDGRTLVIDPGGFSEEDAAIGADAVLVTHEHIDHFDEGRLRTALEGNPAAEIWTLRSVAEKISAAFPGRVHTVGHGDTFTAAGFDVQVHGELHAVIHPDIPRITNVGYLVDRGRVFHPGDALTVPDHAVETLMLPVMAPWSKISEVIDYVREVKPHRAYDIHDALLTDLARPIYDRQIGTLGGAEHLRLAPGTSADV
- the pcaC gene encoding 4-carboxymuconolactone decarboxylase, which translates into the protein MSETQTPALQYRFDGPDDAPVLILGPSLGTTWHMWDRQVPELTKQWRIFRFDLPGHGGAPAYPGGSVTELAARLLATLDAVGVQRFGYAGCALGGAIGVELALRHPERIASLALIAASPRFGTADEFRQRGVIVRTNGLDPIARTSPDRWFTGGFAAAQPAITEWAVQMVRTTDPGCYIAACEALASFDVRGELGRIGVPTLVLVGSDDQVTGPAEARTLVAGIPDARLAVVPGASHLVPVEQPAAVTDLLVRHFSTAWQPAYDSITGQVAIPAAPVKPVLAAVPPQTGPVAEIAPAAAQPEALGRPDPYDAGLKVRREVLGDAHVDRALASADEFSGDFQEFITRYAWGEIWDRPGLDRRSRSCVTLTALVAGGHLDELAFHTRAALRNGLTPNEIKEVLLQAAVYCGVPAANSAFRVAQQVIREETTPEE
- a CDS encoding SWIM zinc finger family protein, which gives rise to MDRPDSGAGSRPADVARRALRAARERDRYGAGADAVDQRGSGSAPGADAAGEKRTPDARTAPQASARPADVAREALRRAAESRAGGLKESAESAGERGGVEPVGGRGEAEPLTRSAPGGRAVERASADPGDSRLGDGPGPGSGAWAGGGSKPGARPGDIAREALRAARDATGRARGEAEGTRAEAEAEAEATDKAGRTSRPPAAGRDRASGSRMGDVRELLADAFKLPSEEPEADETSLMGTDTEGEGVGSAAAGEFHEPPPPREGVTRDRATHGPAVPGRTTHAPSPATGGTSARREPTSAVADPEPAPARPSAPHQDTDLAAAPRVPRTMAAPSRDGELRRTFRPLPPRPSAGEAFAESWWGNTWVTALEEGALDAARLARGRAYADKGQVDAITVTPGLVLAYVHGSRPRPYRVQLRLRTLDEKEWDRFLDAAAEQPGHIAALLDKELPQTLAGPEAGSEAGSEAGPGPEAGFGAAAAADRGPGRLAGPGAGDGVRLLPGAGELEPRCSCPDFGHPCKHAAALCYQTARLLDEDPFVLLLLRGRGERELLDALSRRNAARAARAAQEQEPAPLPGVRALDALAPRTLPPLPAPSPPPPHPEQPPVYPGVPGGPDPFALDQLATDAAARAHALLTTGRDPVAELTLWQDAVRLAAARPGSGLTATTRALYSSLAAATGRTPADLARAVAAWRQGGLEGLAVLEDFWDPPAGRFDRARPLLLAADLPAFRPRRNHLTHPRGHVQLRLGRDGLWYAYESEPGHDDWWPRGTPDLDPVGALTGLGSADD
- a CDS encoding DEAD/DEAH box helicase, whose translation is MRDMAVPEADTAVPARTAVPVRLAAVFLPAPLPRHSRFAFWDPAGEEPPPGDTEDLTIVRQHGSGARRGTVPALCLPVGEALPLLTRARRDPAAHPATACWGAAALHALRLIARGRLLPGLTAEGFDAWRAGPLDPDDIAHLRAVAAALPYEGHAVPLPGRGPLRLPEPEPLMRSFLDAVADTLPRGPAAPYVSGKPFAAHAGQRLPHARDWAAEVAAGMDAGVRISLRLDLAAHDLFDDLEGASRAGAAVVQVHSLADPTLVVDAAALWAGDADAAFGPRARVDAALAVRRAARVWPPLDRLSEQDVPDVLALSEDELSDLLGVAATRLGAAGVAVHWPRDLAHDLSARAEVRPAPGSATDGTGFFEGEELLRFRWQLALGGDPLTEAEMDTLAEAHRPIVRLRDQWVLVDPALVRKARKRELGLLDPVDALSAALSGTAEIDGETVEAVPVGALAALRDRLTAGIGAAEPPPGLSATLRDYQLRGLAWLDLMTSLGLGGCLADDMGLGKTITVIALHLRRARPEPTLVVCPASLLGNWQREIARFAPGVPVRRFHGPDRTLDDLPGSEEVQARPQSPATGGFVLTTYGTMRSTAPRLAQQEWGMVVADEAQHVKNPYSATAKALRTIPTPARVALTGTPVENNLSELWALLDWTTPGLLGPLKSFRARHARAVENGEDQEAVTRLARLVRPFLLRRKKSDPGIVPELPPKTETDHAVPLTREQAALYEAVVRESLLAIETAEGIARRGLVLKLLGALKQICDHPALYLKEEAGAAIGDRFAARSGKLALLDELLDTLLSEDGSALVFTQYVGMARLITAHLAARAVPVELLHGGTPVKEREHMVDRFQSGETPVLVLSLKAAGTGLNLTRAGHVVHFDRWWNPAVEEQATDRAYRIGQTQPVQVHRLITEGTVEDRIADMLEAKRALSDAVLGSGEAALTELGDRELTDLVSLRRPT